A stretch of DNA from Myxococcales bacterium:
AACCCCAGGCGCATGTACATGCCGGCGCTGTAATGGCGGATCGGCGCGTCGATGAACCGGTCCAGTTCCGAAAACGCGACGATCTCCGCCAGCCGTTCGTCGACTTCCCGCCGCGAAAGACCGAGCAGCGCGCCGCCCAGCCGGATATTTTCCAGCCCCGTCAGGTCCAGGTGGAAACCGGCGCCCAGCTCGAGCAGCGCCGCCAGCCGCCCGCGCACCGTCACCCGGCCGCCGCTCGGGTCGAAAATCCCCGCGATCACCTTCAGCAGTGTCGATTTGCCCGAACCGTTCGGCCCGACGATCGCCACGCTCTCGCGAGCGCCGATCCGCAAATCCACCGCCTTGAGGGCCGGGAAGACCTCCGCCCGGTCGCGCCGGCGCAGGCGCCCGATGACGGCGCCCTTCAGCGTCTGGCCGCGCTCGTGCCGCACTTCGTAGTGGACGTGCACGCGTTCGAGGCGGATCGCGTCGGTCGTCATCACAACTCCTTGGCCACGCGGCCTCGCCGCCGCCGGTAAA
This window harbors:
- a CDS encoding ABC transporter ATP-binding protein; the protein is MTTDAIRLERVHVHYEVRHERGQTLKGAVIGRLRRRDRAEVFPALKAVDLRIGARESVAIVGPNGSGKSTLLKVIAGIFDPSGGRVTVRGRLAALLELGAGFHLDLTGLENIRLGGALLGLSRREVDERLAEIVAFSELDRFIDAPIRHYSAGMYMRLGFAVAVNADPEILLFDEVIAVGDAGFQAKCHRKIAELRARGKTLLVVSHVPDTLRLLCDRGLLLNHGVIEFDGPLDDCLAAYRRIYESRT